One genomic region from Dichotomicrobium thermohalophilum encodes:
- the cobO gene encoding cob(I)yrinic acid a,c-diamide adenosyltransferase, which produces MDDVNERHKEKMQKIKAAREKLMATKTQEKGLIIVHTGAGKGKSSSAFGMIMRCIAHGMPCAVVQFIKGTWSTGEREFLRERFPDECKFVVSGEGFTWDTQDRERDIAAAQSGWEQAKAFIRDPEMRMVLLDEINIALRYDYLDIDEVVTFLLNEKPEMTHVILTGRNAKPELIEAADLVTEMSLVKHPFRDGIKAQPGVEF; this is translated from the coding sequence ATGGACGACGTCAACGAGCGCCACAAGGAGAAGATGCAGAAGATCAAGGCGGCGCGCGAGAAGCTGATGGCCACCAAGACTCAGGAAAAGGGCCTGATCATCGTTCACACCGGCGCGGGCAAAGGCAAGTCGTCGTCCGCCTTCGGCATGATCATGCGGTGCATCGCGCACGGCATGCCTTGCGCGGTCGTGCAGTTCATCAAGGGGACATGGAGCACGGGCGAGCGCGAATTCCTGCGCGAGCGGTTCCCGGACGAATGCAAGTTCGTCGTCTCCGGCGAGGGCTTCACCTGGGACACGCAGGACCGCGAGCGCGACATCGCGGCCGCCCAGTCAGGGTGGGAGCAGGCGAAGGCATTTATCCGCGATCCCGAGATGCGCATGGTCCTGCTGGACGAGATCAACATCGCGCTGCGCTATGATTACCTCGATATCGACGAGGTCGTGACTTTCCTCCTGAACGAAAAGCCGGAGATGACGCACGTGATCCTGACCGGGCGCAACGCCAAGCCGGAGCTCATCGAGGCGGCAGACCTCGTCACCGAAATGAGCCTGGTCAAGCACCCGTTCCGCGACGGCATCAAGGCGCAGCCGGGCGTGGAGTTCTGA
- a CDS encoding cobyric acid synthase yields the protein MPRALMIQGTGSNVGKSLLVAGLCRVARRRGLRVAPFKPQNMSNNAAVTTDGGEIGRAQALQAQACGQPPVIDMNPVLLKPETDTGSQVIVQGRKLTTVRARDYKALKPQLLEKVLESFARLKVDNDLIVIEGAGSPAEVNLRAGDIANMGFARAAEVPVVLAGDIDRGGVIAQIIGTQAVMDPADAALVAGFLINKFRGDPSLFDDGYALIEARTGWRGFGVLPYFADAWRLPAEDALDIAPGRGSGKLHIVCLGLSRIANFDDLDPLAQEPDVRLTMLRAGQPIPGDADLVILPGSKATRADLDLVRRQGWDVDLAAHVRRGGQVLGICGGYQMLGRVVRDPDGLEGAPGDTPGLGLLDIETTMTPEKRLTETRAVHAATGAAFSGYEIHIGQTTGPDCGRPFAHVEGRAEGAVSADGRVAGSYLHGMFCDDGFRASYLSALGAAPAAASYAETVERTLDTLADHMEAHLDVAGLFDIAA from the coding sequence ATGCCCCGCGCGCTGATGATCCAGGGCACCGGCTCGAATGTCGGGAAATCGCTTCTCGTTGCCGGGCTGTGCCGGGTTGCGCGCCGGCGTGGACTTCGCGTAGCGCCGTTCAAGCCGCAGAACATGTCGAACAACGCCGCCGTCACCACCGATGGCGGCGAGATCGGTCGCGCGCAGGCGCTTCAGGCGCAGGCCTGCGGGCAGCCGCCCGTCATCGACATGAACCCTGTCCTCCTGAAGCCCGAGACCGACACCGGATCGCAGGTGATCGTGCAGGGCCGTAAGCTGACGACCGTGCGGGCGCGGGACTACAAGGCGCTGAAACCCCAGCTTCTGGAAAAGGTTCTGGAGAGCTTCGCGCGGCTGAAGGTGGACAATGATCTGATCGTCATTGAGGGCGCGGGCAGCCCGGCGGAGGTCAATCTGCGCGCTGGCGACATCGCCAATATGGGCTTTGCGCGGGCGGCGGAGGTGCCGGTGGTGCTGGCCGGAGACATCGACCGGGGCGGGGTGATCGCGCAGATTATCGGGACGCAGGCCGTAATGGACCCGGCCGATGCGGCCCTCGTCGCGGGCTTCCTGATCAACAAGTTTCGCGGCGACCCGAGCCTGTTCGATGACGGTTATGCCCTGATCGAAGCGCGCACGGGCTGGCGCGGCTTCGGCGTGCTGCCCTATTTCGCCGATGCGTGGCGGCTGCCGGCGGAGGACGCGCTGGATATCGCGCCGGGGCGCGGCAGCGGCAAACTTCATATCGTCTGCCTCGGCCTTTCGCGCATCGCCAATTTCGACGATCTAGACCCGCTGGCGCAGGAGCCGGATGTGCGCCTGACCATGCTGCGCGCGGGCCAGCCGATCCCCGGCGATGCGGACCTCGTCATCCTGCCGGGCAGCAAGGCGACCCGCGCCGATCTGGACCTCGTGCGGCGTCAGGGCTGGGATGTCGACCTCGCGGCGCATGTGCGGCGCGGCGGCCAGGTGCTGGGCATTTGCGGCGGCTACCAGATGCTTGGGCGAGTGGTGCGCGACCCCGACGGGCTGGAAGGTGCCCCGGGCGACACGCCGGGGCTTGGCCTGCTCGACATCGAGACGACCATGACGCCGGAAAAGCGCCTTACCGAGACACGGGCGGTTCACGCCGCGACGGGCGCAGCCTTCAGCGGCTACGAAATCCATATCGGGCAGACGACGGGGCCGGACTGCGGGCGCCCCTTCGCGCATGTCGAGGGGCGAGCCGAAGGTGCGGTCAGCGCCGACGGCCGCGTGGCAGGCAGCTACCTGCACGGCATGTTTTGCGACGACGGCTTCCGCGCATCCTATCTCAGCGCGCTGGGCGCCGCGCCGGCAGCAGCCTCCTACGCCGAGACTGTCGAGCGCACGCTGGATACCCTCGCGGACCACATGGAGGCGCATCTGGACGTCGCGGGGCTGTTCGACATCGCCGCCTAG
- the cobD gene encoding threonine-phosphate decarboxylase CobD, with protein MRDHGGNLDAAMARYGGAAGDWIDLSTGINPRPYPVPDIPASAWAALPTEADMAALGEAAARAYGAACKIAPVAGAQAAIQMIPALMSPGKARVLGPTYNEHAGALRAAGWDVQEVRHKDDLAGADLAVLVNPNNPDGRRHAPETLLTLAERVGLLVVDESFVETAPELSVIPYLTSESERIVALRSFGKFFGLAGLRLGFATGCQHHINKLREMAGPWPVSGPAITIGCAALNDTAWQEATRARLGSVAARLDQLAEAAGWAVVGGTPLFRLYETGDAAAAQARLARAQVWSRTFPYSRGWLRLGLPDGAAQWARVEAALA; from the coding sequence ATGCGCGATCACGGCGGAAACCTGGACGCGGCGATGGCGCGCTATGGCGGCGCGGCGGGTGACTGGATCGACCTGTCGACGGGCATCAATCCGCGGCCGTATCCAGTCCCCGACATTCCCGCGTCAGCCTGGGCGGCGCTGCCGACCGAGGCGGACATGGCGGCGCTCGGTGAAGCGGCCGCGCGGGCTTATGGCGCGGCGTGCAAAATCGCGCCGGTGGCGGGGGCACAGGCGGCGATCCAGATGATCCCGGCGCTGATGTCGCCCGGCAAAGCGCGGGTGCTCGGTCCAACCTATAACGAGCACGCAGGGGCGTTGCGCGCGGCCGGTTGGGACGTGCAGGAAGTCAGGCATAAGGATGATCTGGCGGGTGCAGACCTAGCCGTCCTCGTTAACCCGAACAACCCGGATGGGCGGCGGCACGCGCCGGAGACGCTGCTGACGCTGGCGGAGCGGGTTGGGCTGCTTGTGGTCGATGAGAGCTTCGTGGAGACTGCGCCGGAGCTGTCGGTGATCCCGTATCTTACGAGCGAGAGCGAGCGCATCGTCGCGCTGCGCTCCTTCGGCAAGTTCTTCGGGCTGGCGGGGCTGCGGCTTGGCTTCGCGACGGGCTGCCAGCATCATATCAACAAGCTGCGTGAGATGGCGGGGCCGTGGCCGGTCTCCGGCCCGGCGATCACCATCGGCTGCGCCGCGCTCAATGATACCGCATGGCAGGAGGCGACGCGCGCGCGCCTCGGATCAGTCGCTGCGCGGCTGGACCAGCTCGCTGAAGCGGCGGGCTGGGCTGTGGTTGGCGGGACGCCGTTGTTCCGCCTCTACGAGACCGGCGATGCGGCGGCGGCGCAGGCGCGGCTTGCCCGCGCGCAGGTCTGGTCGCGGACATTCCCGTATTCGCGCGGCTGGCTGCGGCTCGGTCTGCCCGACGGCGCGGCGCAATGGGCGCGGGTCGAGGCCGCGCTTGCTTAG
- the cbiB gene encoding adenosylcobinamide-phosphate synthase CbiB, which yields MTMAGAMIVALALDALVGWPDRLYARIGHPVTWLGALIDALDARFNREDRDARSRRLAGAGVTFGITALAILIGAVLQALAPEGGASVLLVGVLAWPLVAARSMYDHVTDVARPLAADDIDGARQAVSMIVGRDPNQLDSAGIRRSTLESLAENTSDGIVAPLFYGVVFGLPGIMTYKAINTLDSMIGHRNGRHEDFGGTAARLDDVVNLIPARLTGLIFALISRQPWTALQVMWRDAANHRSPNAGWPEAALAGALGVRLSGPRIYGDRVADEPWLNSGADDPTDGDLTEGLGLFRRAMFAVAGLLAVLALI from the coding sequence ATGACGATGGCTGGTGCCATGATCGTTGCGCTGGCGCTCGATGCGCTGGTCGGCTGGCCGGACCGGCTCTATGCGCGGATCGGGCATCCGGTGACGTGGCTTGGCGCGCTGATTGACGCTCTGGATGCGCGGTTTAACCGCGAGGACAGGGACGCGCGGTCACGGCGGCTGGCAGGGGCTGGCGTCACCTTTGGGATTACGGCGCTGGCCATCCTCATCGGGGCGGTGCTCCAGGCGCTCGCGCCGGAGGGCGGCGCGAGCGTGCTGCTCGTCGGCGTGCTGGCCTGGCCGCTGGTGGCCGCGCGGTCGATGTACGACCACGTCACCGATGTCGCACGTCCGCTTGCGGCCGATGACATTGATGGGGCGCGCCAAGCCGTCTCGATGATCGTCGGGCGTGACCCGAATCAACTCGACTCTGCCGGCATCCGGCGCAGCACGCTGGAGAGCCTCGCTGAGAACACCTCGGACGGGATTGTCGCACCGCTGTTCTATGGCGTCGTCTTTGGCCTTCCGGGCATCATGACCTACAAGGCGATCAACACGCTGGATTCGATGATCGGGCATCGCAACGGGCGCCATGAGGATTTCGGCGGGACCGCCGCGCGGCTCGATGATGTTGTCAACCTGATCCCCGCGCGTCTGACAGGGCTGATTTTTGCGCTGATCTCGCGCCAGCCATGGACTGCGCTGCAGGTGATGTGGCGGGATGCGGCGAACCATCGCTCGCCCAATGCCGGATGGCCGGAGGCGGCGCTGGCCGGGGCGCTGGGCGTGCGACTGTCGGGGCCGCGCATCTATGGCGACCGCGTGGCAGACGAGCCGTGGCTAAATAGCGGCGCGGACGATCCGACGGATGGCGACCTGACGGAGGGGCTGGGGCTGTTCCGCCGGGCGATGTTCGCGGTCGCCGGTCTGCTGGCGGTTCTGGCGCTGATCTGA
- a CDS encoding histidine phosphatase family protein produces MSIELSQPGLLLIRHAPSEPQGRLHGRVDVPARIDGEAGIPTLRELLGGVERRVSSPARRCRETAAAIWPDGPAAEVDARLWEQDFGEWDGKAFSEIPDLGPLPPETLAAHRPPGGESFDDLVRRTAPAIRSIAEQDPDAPVAVIAHAGTIRAALAMALGANGPALGFEVAALSVTRLRLLPSGDFTIDCTNWRPA; encoded by the coding sequence GTGTCCATCGAACTGTCGCAGCCGGGCTTGTTGTTGATCCGCCATGCGCCGTCGGAGCCGCAAGGACGGCTGCACGGGCGCGTCGATGTGCCCGCGCGGATTGATGGCGAGGCAGGGATCCCGACGCTGCGTGAACTGCTGGGCGGGGTGGAGCGGCGCGTGAGCAGCCCGGCGCGGCGGTGCCGGGAGACGGCGGCGGCGATCTGGCCCGACGGCCCGGCGGCGGAGGTGGATGCGCGGCTGTGGGAGCAGGACTTTGGCGAATGGGATGGAAAGGCGTTCTCGGAAATCCCGGACCTTGGCCCGCTGCCCCCCGAAACGCTCGCCGCGCACCGCCCGCCCGGCGGCGAGAGTTTCGACGATCTGGTTCGCCGCACCGCCCCCGCGATCCGGTCGATCGCCGAACAGGACCCTGATGCGCCCGTCGCGGTCATCGCCCATGCCGGGACCATCCGGGCCGCGCTGGCGATGGCGCTCGGGGCGAACGGGCCGGCGCTCGGCTTCGAGGTGGCGGCGCTTTCCGTCACGCGTCTACGGCTCCTCCCATCGGGCGACTTCACCATCGACTGCACGAATTGGCGTCCGGCATGA
- the cobU gene encoding bifunctional adenosylcobinamide kinase/adenosylcobinamide-phosphate guanylyltransferase: MSKSILVTGGARSGKSAFAEGLVEAMGPQAVYVATAEAQDAEMAARIEAHRARRGDGWTTREAPLDLVGALDATDGAPRLVDCLTLWLSNLIFAERDWEVEGRALVEAVPRQSAPVVFVTNEVGSGIVPENALARAYRDAAGQLNQMIAAAVDDVYLTVSGIPVRVKPNDNAI, from the coding sequence ATGTCGAAGTCGATACTCGTGACGGGCGGTGCGCGATCAGGCAAGAGCGCCTTTGCCGAGGGGCTTGTAGAGGCGATGGGGCCGCAAGCCGTCTATGTCGCCACAGCCGAGGCGCAAGACGCGGAAATGGCCGCGCGCATTGAAGCGCATCGGGCGCGGCGCGGCGACGGCTGGACGACGCGCGAAGCCCCGCTCGATCTCGTCGGCGCGCTGGACGCGACGGACGGCGCCCCGCGCCTCGTCGACTGCCTGACGCTCTGGCTCAGCAACCTTATTTTCGCCGAGCGGGATTGGGAAGTCGAGGGCCGCGCACTGGTCGAAGCGGTCCCGCGCCAGTCCGCGCCGGTGGTGTTCGTAACGAACGAGGTGGGCAGCGGCATCGTGCCCGAAAACGCCCTCGCCCGCGCTTACCGCGACGCCGCTGGGCAGCTCAACCAGATGATCGCCGCGGCCGTCGATGACGTTTATCTCACCGTGTCGGGGATTCCTGTAAGGGTGAAACCGAATGACAATGCCATTTAG
- the cobT gene encoding nicotinate-nucleotide--dimethylbenzimidazole phosphoribosyltransferase, whose protein sequence is MPFSLTSLDGLAGLVDKLPTSDATAAQAARARQDTLTKPPGSLGLLEDLAVFMAGWRRTPRPRIDRAQALVFAGNHGICAQGVNPFPQVVTAQMVQNFRAGGAAINQLCGVNGAELSVIPLDLDKPTRDFTAEPAMSEAECREALNRGAEAVDAEADILVLGEMGIGNSTVAAALACALFGGRAEDWVGPGAGADDAGVARKIAAIEAGLTLHPERDPVSVLRTFGGREQAAICGAVLAARARRTPVLLDGFICTSAAAVLHAVDERLLDHALIGHVSAEPGHRRLLQALGKRPVLDVDMRVGEGTGAALALGVVRAALACHNGMATFEEAGVTSA, encoded by the coding sequence ATGCCATTTAGCCTGACCAGCCTCGACGGCCTCGCCGGGCTGGTCGACAAGCTGCCGACATCCGACGCCACGGCCGCGCAGGCCGCCCGCGCGCGGCAGGATACGCTGACCAAGCCGCCCGGCTCGCTCGGTCTGCTGGAGGATCTGGCCGTGTTCATGGCCGGCTGGCGGCGCACACCGCGCCCGAGGATCGACCGGGCGCAGGCGCTCGTCTTCGCGGGTAATCACGGCATCTGCGCGCAGGGCGTCAATCCGTTCCCGCAGGTGGTGACAGCGCAGATGGTGCAGAATTTCCGCGCGGGCGGCGCGGCGATCAACCAGCTTTGCGGGGTGAACGGGGCGGAGTTATCGGTGATCCCGCTCGATCTCGACAAGCCCACGCGGGACTTCACCGCAGAGCCGGCAATGAGCGAAGCCGAGTGCCGGGAGGCGCTCAACCGCGGCGCGGAAGCGGTGGACGCCGAGGCGGACATCCTCGTCCTCGGCGAGATGGGCATCGGCAACTCCACGGTCGCGGCGGCGCTCGCCTGCGCGCTGTTCGGCGGGCGCGCGGAAGACTGGGTCGGGCCGGGCGCGGGCGCGGATGACGCCGGCGTGGCGCGCAAAATTGCGGCCATCGAGGCCGGGCTGACGCTGCACCCTGAGCGTGATCCGGTGAGTGTGCTCCGCACCTTCGGCGGGCGCGAGCAGGCGGCGATCTGCGGGGCGGTGCTGGCGGCGCGGGCGCGGCGCACCCCCGTCCTGCTCGACGGGTTCATCTGCACGTCGGCGGCAGCGGTGCTGCATGCGGTCGATGAGCGTCTGCTCGATCACGCGCTGATCGGCCATGTCAGCGCAGAGCCCGGGCATCGCCGGCTGCTTCAGGCGCTGGGCAAACGCCCGGTCCTTGATGTCGACATGCGGGTCGGCGAGGGCACCGGCGCGGCGCTGGCGCTTGGCGTGGTGCGCGCGGCGCTCGCCTGTCACAACGGCATGGCGACCTTTGAAGAGGCCGGAGTTACCAGCGCATGA
- the cobS gene encoding adenosylcobinamide-GDP ribazoletransferase: MTALAQRLAELRLAFVFLTRLPIPLDEARPSTVAQAGWAFPICGAVVGLIAWLGYAVGAALALPGLICALFAIAAGVLVTGALHEDGLADFADGMGGGGDRARKLEIMRDSATGSYGVLALILVVAIKTVAIAEIGAMGMVLAALVALGAASRLAMLVAMALMPPARTDGLGKEAGAPDRWRIGVGFALTLLAAAPLGVAGIGAVIGTLTVAAIPALIAWRQIGGQTGDVLGAIQQFGELGGWMALLALTVG, from the coding sequence ATGACGGCGCTGGCGCAACGGCTAGCGGAACTTCGGTTGGCTTTCGTTTTCCTGACGCGCCTGCCTATCCCATTGGATGAGGCGCGGCCATCCACGGTCGCGCAGGCCGGCTGGGCGTTTCCCATTTGCGGCGCGGTGGTCGGGCTGATCGCCTGGCTGGGTTATGCCGTCGGCGCGGCACTCGCGCTGCCTGGGCTGATTTGCGCGCTGTTCGCCATTGCGGCGGGCGTGCTGGTCACCGGCGCGCTGCACGAGGACGGGCTGGCAGACTTCGCCGACGGCATGGGCGGCGGGGGCGACCGCGCGCGCAAGCTGGAGATCATGCGTGACAGCGCGACCGGCAGCTACGGCGTGCTGGCGCTGATCCTTGTCGTGGCGATCAAGACGGTGGCGATCGCGGAGATCGGCGCGATGGGCATGGTGCTGGCCGCGCTGGTGGCGCTTGGGGCCGCGAGCCGGCTGGCGATGCTGGTGGCGATGGCCCTGATGCCGCCGGCGCGCACGGACGGGCTGGGCAAGGAGGCCGGCGCGCCCGACCGCTGGCGGATCGGCGTTGGCTTTGCGCTGACGCTTCTGGCGGCCGCGCCGCTGGGTGTGGCGGGCATTGGCGCCGTCATCGGGACGCTCACCGTTGCGGCAATACCCGCGCTCATTGCGTGGCGGCAGATTGGCGGGCAGACGGGCGACGTGCTCGGCGCGATCCAACAGTTCGGTGAACTCGGCGGCTGGATGGCGCTTCTCGCCCTCACCGTCGGCTAA
- a CDS encoding CBS domain-containing protein — protein sequence MKVREAMSSDTHVIDPNTTIRDACQAMREDNIGCLPVCENDRLIGMVTDRDIAMRAVATSHAPGTTSVRTVMSDHIFYCYDDVELEEAARRMAEHQVHRLPVINRDKRLVGMLALADLARKDPDALKTAFVGIAEPTDQPRR from the coding sequence ATGAAGGTCCGTGAAGCCATGTCATCCGACACTCATGTGATCGATCCGAACACGACGATCCGCGACGCCTGCCAGGCGATGCGCGAGGACAATATCGGCTGCCTGCCCGTTTGCGAGAATGACCGGCTCATCGGAATGGTGACGGACCGCGACATTGCCATGCGCGCCGTCGCTACCAGTCATGCGCCGGGTACCACGTCGGTGCGCACGGTGATGTCCGATCACATCTTCTATTGCTACGATGATGTCGAGCTGGAGGAGGCTGCCAGGAGGATGGCCGAGCATCAGGTGCATCGGCTGCCGGTCATCAACCGCGACAAGCGGCTCGTCGGGATGCTGGCGCTGGCCGATCTCGCACGCAAGGACCCGGATGCGCTCAAGACGGCTTTCGTCGGGATCGCCGAGCCGACCGACCAGCCGCGGCGCTAA
- a CDS encoding YbhB/YbcL family Raf kinase inhibitor-like protein, with product MTLTLISPAFADGDRLPEKYARGDRNLSPPLRWHGAPDGTRSFALLVEDPDAPGGTFRHWAIYNLDPERTELHESIETGPERGDLRVGVNDFGNHYYDGPAPPPGDPPHHYHFRLLALDVPSLSIPAQAGADEIADEARKHVIEEAELVATYGG from the coding sequence ATGACGCTCACCCTCATCAGCCCTGCCTTCGCCGATGGCGACCGGCTGCCGGAGAAATACGCGCGGGGCGACCGCAATCTTTCGCCGCCGTTGCGCTGGCACGGTGCACCTGACGGCACGAGGAGTTTCGCGCTGTTGGTGGAGGACCCGGACGCCCCTGGCGGCACTTTCCGTCACTGGGCCATCTACAACCTAGACCCGGAGCGGACCGAACTGCACGAGAGCATCGAAACAGGCCCGGAGCGCGGTGATCTGCGGGTGGGCGTCAATGATTTCGGCAACCACTATTACGACGGCCCCGCGCCACCGCCGGGCGACCCGCCGCATCACTATCACTTCCGCCTGCTCGCGCTTGACGTGCCGAGCCTCAGCATTCCGGCCCAGGCTGGCGCAGACGAGATCGCCGACGAAGCGCGCAAGCACGTCATCGAGGAAGCCGAACTGGTGGCCACTTACGGGGGCTGA
- a CDS encoding DUF2267 domain-containing protein, translated as MSTTGLEVFDKTLQSTHIWLNEIGEHIGPDKQRCYHALRGVLFAVRDRLSVEEAFHLSAELPMLVRGIYWEGYRPTNKPEKFRSRDEFLQKINEELSHIAPMNALDAAKAVFDVMQRHIPRGELDDIKHMLPDHVRDLFPTPPSAG; from the coding sequence ATGTCGACCACTGGCCTCGAAGTTTTCGATAAGACTTTACAATCCACGCATATTTGGCTGAACGAAATCGGTGAGCATATCGGCCCGGACAAACAGCGCTGCTATCACGCGCTGCGCGGCGTGCTGTTCGCCGTCCGCGACCGGCTGAGCGTCGAAGAGGCGTTTCACTTGAGCGCCGAACTGCCGATGCTCGTCCGCGGCATCTACTGGGAGGGCTACAGGCCGACCAACAAGCCCGAGAAGTTCCGATCGCGCGATGAGTTTCTGCAGAAGATCAACGAGGAGCTCAGCCACATCGCGCCGATGAACGCGCTGGACGCCGCGAAGGCCGTGTTCGACGTCATGCAGCGGCATATCCCCCGCGGCGAGCTGGACGACATCAAGCACATGCTGCCCGACCATGTGCGCGACCTGTTCCCCACGCCGCCCTCGGCCGGGTGA
- a CDS encoding SLC5 family protein, whose amino-acid sequence MHTDAHALEYAIMAVYLVVVFGFALYYGRRLGREDTAGYFLAGRALPWYLIGFSFYASNMSGASFVGLIGASYSEGLAVFHYEWTAALVLVLFAAFIIPVFLRNRIATVPEYLELRFDRRTRLLYALFTLVTLLFIDMAGALYAGAIVMQTGVPGLDLWTACIVISLLVGAYTIFGGLRAVVITDAIQALVLIAGALAVALYGLYAVGGWEALTARMEASHLNVFRPVDDPFLPWPGIAGVVILGLYYWTFNQYFVQRALGAESLEAGRKGALFAGLLKLPNLLLMIVPGMVAVALYPALDSPDKAFPTLAFELLPVGLRGIVLAAMLAAIMSSLDSALNAASSLVTLDLVKPRWPYLSDRRLLGIGRIVTGAFMVMAALYAPLIASFGSLFTYFQSTLAYLVPPIVAIYLAGLLSRRLSRGSAFWTLVIIVPLAILAFLSKEVSGLWSGAGLPDLHFTYMAVIICALTLVLLHLITALTAAGAEVDRAATATRADLRPEHRGRLLADYRVAAVLLMLATAVTLAALAML is encoded by the coding sequence ATGCACACCGACGCCCACGCGCTCGAATATGCCATCATGGCGGTTTATCTCGTCGTCGTCTTCGGATTCGCGCTCTACTACGGGCGCAGGCTGGGTCGCGAGGACACCGCCGGCTACTTCCTCGCTGGGCGCGCGCTGCCCTGGTACCTGATCGGCTTTTCGTTCTACGCCTCGAACATGTCCGGGGCGAGTTTCGTCGGGCTGATCGGGGCTTCCTACAGCGAGGGGCTGGCGGTCTTCCACTATGAGTGGACGGCGGCGCTGGTGCTGGTGCTGTTCGCCGCGTTCATCATCCCCGTCTTCCTGCGCAATCGCATTGCCACCGTGCCGGAATATCTCGAACTGCGCTTCGACCGGCGCACGCGGCTGCTCTATGCGCTGTTCACTCTGGTCACGCTGCTCTTCATCGATATGGCCGGCGCGCTCTATGCCGGGGCGATCGTGATGCAGACCGGGGTGCCGGGCCTCGATTTGTGGACCGCCTGCATCGTCATCTCGCTGCTGGTCGGTGCCTATACGATCTTTGGCGGCCTCCGCGCGGTTGTCATCACTGACGCGATCCAGGCGCTGGTGCTGATCGCCGGGGCCTTGGCGGTCGCGCTTTACGGGCTCTACGCGGTCGGGGGCTGGGAGGCGCTGACCGCGCGGATGGAGGCAAGTCACCTCAACGTCTTCCGCCCGGTGGATGATCCCTTTCTGCCCTGGCCGGGCATTGCCGGAGTGGTCATCCTCGGCCTCTACTACTGGACCTTCAACCAGTATTTCGTGCAACGCGCGCTCGGCGCCGAGTCGCTGGAGGCCGGGCGCAAGGGCGCGCTCTTTGCCGGCCTGCTCAAGCTGCCCAACCTGCTGCTGATGATCGTGCCGGGCATGGTCGCGGTCGCGCTTTACCCCGCGCTCGACAGCCCGGACAAGGCGTTTCCCACGCTCGCTTTCGAACTGCTCCCTGTTGGGCTGCGCGGCATCGTGCTGGCCGCAATGCTGGCGGCGATCATGTCGAGCCTCGACAGCGCGCTGAACGCGGCCTCGTCGCTGGTGACGCTCGACCTTGTCAAGCCGCGATGGCCTTATCTCAGCGACCGGCGGCTGTTGGGAATCGGGCGGATCGTCACCGGGGCGTTCATGGTCATGGCTGCGCTCTACGCGCCGCTGATCGCCTCATTCGGCTCGCTCTTCACCTATTTTCAGTCGACGCTGGCCTATCTGGTGCCGCCGATCGTGGCGATCTATCTCGCCGGCCTGCTGAGCCGGCGACTTTCGCGGGGCAGCGCGTTCTGGACGCTCGTGATCATCGTGCCGCTGGCGATCCTCGCCTTTCTGAGCAAGGAGGTAAGCGGGCTGTGGTCCGGGGCGGGCCTGCCGGATCTGCACTTCACCTACATGGCGGTGATCATCTGCGCGCTGACGCTCGTCCTGCTCCATCTGATCACGGCGCTGACCGCGGCCGGCGCGGAGGTGGACCGCGCCGCGACAGCGACGCGCGCCGATCTGCGCCCCGAGCACCGAGGTCGCCTGCTCGCCGATTATCGGGTCGCCGCGGTGTTGCTGATGCTGGCCACCGCCGTCACGTTGGCCGCGCTGGCCATGCTCTGA
- a CDS encoding ribbon-helix-helix domain-containing protein, with protein sequence MCQIFAAQDPADYQCETRSIRLNGHSTSIRLEAVFWQVLDGIAKREGLTTPQFLSQLHDEVLELRGEVRNFASLLRCACLTEIARGSSGAKHAA encoded by the coding sequence ATGTGCCAAATCTTCGCCGCCCAGGACCCGGCGGACTATCAGTGCGAGACGAGGTCGATACGGCTGAACGGGCATAGCACGTCGATCCGGCTGGAAGCGGTGTTCTGGCAGGTTCTGGACGGCATCGCCAAACGCGAGGGTCTGACAACCCCGCAGTTCCTGTCGCAGCTCCATGACGAGGTCCTCGAACTGCGGGGAGAAGTCCGCAACTTCGCCTCCCTGCTGCGGTGCGCCTGCCTGACGGAGATCGCGCGGGGGTCGAGCGGGGCCAAGCACGCCGCGTAG